One genomic segment of Candidatus Dadabacteria bacterium includes these proteins:
- a CDS encoding DUF1460 domain-containing protein, with product MKRIIKNLFLLIVIVVAAKFLFTVFGKDFSTVHSEKVILGDWTQQEIETLMERAALKDGSAAKIEFLSEKFLGTPYAGNTLGGASGETEQLTVDLSGVDCFTYIDYVESLRLSGSFGEFKGKLVKTRYKDGAVRWENRKHFFSDWVNGNDKNARDVTREVGGDATAVVTKELNRKTDGSPWLPGLATVKRDVSYVPSEKLSPPVLQEIKTGDYLGIYSDKNGLDVSHTGIAVRKDGVVYLRHASTVHEKVLDEELATYMKNKPGLLVYRVK from the coding sequence ATGAAAAGAATAATCAAAAATCTCTTTCTTCTGATCGTCATAGTTGTCGCGGCCAAGTTCCTGTTCACGGTCTTCGGAAAAGACTTCTCGACTGTACACTCAGAAAAAGTGATTCTTGGGGACTGGACGCAGCAGGAAATAGAAACCCTGATGGAGCGGGCAGCCTTAAAGGACGGTTCCGCCGCCAAAATAGAATTTCTCTCGGAGAAATTTCTCGGAACTCCCTACGCGGGAAACACCCTTGGTGGAGCAAGCGGCGAGACGGAGCAGCTTACAGTGGATCTCTCGGGGGTTGACTGCTTTACCTATATCGACTACGTGGAGTCGCTCAGGCTTTCAGGAAGCTTCGGGGAATTCAAGGGAAAACTCGTGAAAACGAGATATAAAGACGGCGCTGTGCGGTGGGAGAACAGGAAACATTTTTTCTCCGACTGGGTAAACGGGAACGATAAAAACGCCCGTGATGTAACCCGTGAAGTCGGGGGCGACGCAACGGCAGTCGTGACCAAGGAGCTGAACAGAAAAACAGACGGCTCTCCCTGGCTTCCGGGACTTGCGACAGTAAAAAGGGACGTGAGCTATGTCCCCTCTGAGAAGTTAAGCCCGCCAGTTCTCCAAGAGATAAAAACGGGGGACTACCTCGGGATATACTCCGATAAAAACGGCCTTGACGTCTCTCACACGGGAATAGCCGTTAGAAAAGACGGCGTGGTTTACCTGCGTCACGCTTCCACGGTACACGAAAAGGTGCTGGACGAGGAGCTTGCCACCTACATGAAAAACAAGCCCGGACTTCTGGTATACAGGGTAAAGTAA